A part of Deltaproteobacteria bacterium genomic DNA contains:
- a CDS encoding response regulator, translating into MANVLIVDDDPHFRAIIERVILRNHACSVTAAATEEEAWDHLSKQTCDLVLLDLHIEGKKSWDTLKKIGEMPAGPAVIVVTCDDTRENAEYSRSLGAADFLSKPIDFGRLKESIEAALGAGCPPVPPRA; encoded by the coding sequence ATGGCGAACGTCCTTATCGTCGACGACGATCCCCATTTTCGCGCCATCATCGAGCGCGTCATACTGCGCAACCATGCTTGCTCGGTCACGGCGGCGGCGACCGAGGAGGAGGCCTGGGACCACCTGTCGAAGCAGACTTGCGACCTGGTCCTCCTCGACCTTCACATCGAAGGGAAGAAGAGCTGGGACACCCTGAAGAAGATCGGGGAAATGCCCGCCGGGCCGGCGGTGATCGTCGTCACCTGCGACGATACCAGGGAGAACGCAGAGTACTCGAGATCCCTGGGGGCCGCCGACTTCCTTTCCAAGCCGATCGATTTCGGGCGGCTGAAAGAAAGCATCGAAGCTGCGCTTGGGGCCGGTTGCCCGCCGGTCCCGCCACGTGCCTGA